Proteins from a genomic interval of Pirellulales bacterium:
- a CDS encoding HD domain-containing protein: MPDLRREALCYDPLHGYMPLVSNEGLAPGEVSERQIIDHPWLQRLRQIHQLQTAWWVFPSAEHTRFQHVLGVMHLASRATAALYDSLRAVCPEVPSRGYVECLLRMAGLLHDVGHGPFGHFFDEHYLSMYGLTHETLGSVIIERELGDLIRRIRRNPNSTLQENETLDPAQISLLITRPKGGAGPKSNSSSHPPPRWLTFLRSLFSGIYTVDNMDFVLRDAYMSGYNTRAYDLERLLRYSFFSEAGLTIHVRGLDALLRFIGVRAELFRSIYFHRTVRAIDLELKDLFAASRPWLFPGNPLEKLDEYLHFTEWTLLVDAARWKNSADPAQREAGQRWQDFMNRRVRWKMICQRTLVYRPGDAEGASIFSNAQFVEQAVRSALPQEAREMPLQVDLARHVHRPETRGPAAGQNFFFDPALGQPRPLDDDLLYRNLPVAHRICRIYAENQQFAGEISAALDRLIGPGGSDDLTNM; this comes from the coding sequence ATGCCAGACCTCCGCCGCGAAGCTCTGTGTTACGATCCGCTGCACGGTTACATGCCGCTGGTGTCGAACGAAGGGCTAGCACCGGGGGAAGTTTCGGAACGGCAAATCATTGACCACCCGTGGCTACAACGTCTGCGGCAAATTCATCAACTCCAAACGGCCTGGTGGGTTTTTCCTTCGGCTGAGCATACCCGTTTTCAACATGTGTTGGGCGTGATGCACCTGGCCAGCCGGGCGACGGCCGCCTTGTACGATAGCCTGCGCGCCGTTTGCCCCGAAGTGCCCAGCCGCGGCTACGTGGAGTGCTTGCTGCGAATGGCTGGGTTATTACACGACGTGGGACACGGGCCGTTTGGACATTTTTTCGACGAGCATTATCTGTCGATGTATGGTCTGACGCACGAGACGTTGGGGAGCGTGATTATCGAGCGTGAACTGGGCGATTTAATCCGCCGCATTCGCCGCAATCCCAACAGCACTCTCCAGGAGAATGAAACGCTTGATCCCGCCCAAATTTCTCTTTTAATTACGCGCCCAAAAGGGGGCGCCGGCCCAAAGTCCAATTCATCCTCCCATCCGCCGCCCCGGTGGCTCACTTTCTTGCGCAGTTTATTCAGCGGCATCTACACCGTCGACAACATGGATTTCGTGCTCCGGGACGCATACATGTCAGGCTACAATACCCGGGCTTACGACTTGGAACGGCTCCTGCGATATAGTTTTTTCAGCGAAGCCGGTTTGACGATACACGTCCGCGGATTGGACGCCTTGTTGCGGTTCATCGGCGTGCGGGCGGAATTGTTTCGCTCGATTTATTTCCACCGCACGGTGCGGGCCATCGACCTGGAGCTGAAAGATTTGTTCGCGGCCAGCCGCCCCTGGCTGTTCCCTGGCAATCCACTGGAGAAGCTCGATGAATACCTGCATTTCACCGAATGGACTCTGCTGGTCGACGCTGCTCGGTGGAAGAACAGCGCGGATCCGGCCCAGCGTGAAGCCGGCCAGCGTTGGCAAGATTTTATGAATCGCCGCGTGCGCTGGAAGATGATTTGCCAACGCACGCTAGTTTACCGTCCCGGCGATGCGGAAGGGGCCAGCATTTTTAGCAATGCCCAATTTGTGGAGCAGGCGGTGCGCTCCGCGCTGCCGCAGGAAGCACGTGAAATGCCGCTGCAAGTTGATTTAGCACGCCATGTACATCGGCCGGAAACGCGCGGCCCTGCCGCCGGGCAAAATTTTTTCTTCGACCCGGCGCTGGGTCAGCCACGGCCGCTGGATGACGATTTGCTTTATCGCAATCTCCCGGTGGCCCATCGCATTTGCCGGATTTATGCGGAGAACCAGCAGTTTGCGGGTGAAATCTCCGCGGCCTTGGACCGCCTGATTGGCCCTGGTGGAAGCGATGATTTGACGAACATGTAA